TGGTCGGATTGGAAGACCGTGCAAATGCATTGCCTGGCGAGCTGTCGGGTGGCATGCAGCAACGCGTCGCAATTGCCCGTGCGCTAGCCATTCAACCGGAAGTTATTTTAATGGATGAACCGTTCGGAGCGCTTGATACCTTTACACGCTATTATTTACAGGATGAATTAAAACAAATCCAGCAACGCGAGAAAATGACGATTGTATTAGTAACCCATGACATCGATGAAGCAATTTATTTAGCAGATCGCATCCTTATTATGAAGCCTAATCCTGGTGAAATTCATAAAGAAGTTGTGCTGAAGTTGCCAAAGGAACGCAATCGTGCTGATACGGATTTTCAGCATTACCGCGAAATTATATTCAATGAATTCCAGTTTACTCATGATAAAGCAGCAATCGAATTTAATATTTAGGAGGATAGTAGATGAAAAAGGTAGTGTTAATCATGACAATGCTGTTCGTGGCAGTGTTGTCGGCATGCGGGACGAATGAAGGAAGTTCTGCAGGTGACGGGGAAAAGCCAACGATTAAAATCGGCTATTTACCGATTACGCATGCAGTTCCGTTATATATGCAGAATGATGAAAAGTATGAAGATTACAATTTAGAGCTCGTGAAATTCGGGTCTTGGCCAGAGCTGATGGATGCACTGAATACTGGTGCAATTGATGGGGCATCTGTATTGATCCAGCTAGCGATGAATGCAAAGGAAAAAGGCATTGATCTAAAAGCAGTGGCACTTGGTCACCGTGATGGCAATGTATTGATCGGTGGGAAAGATATAAACTCCGTGGAAGAACTAAAAGGGAAATCTTTTGCGATTCCAAGCAGATTTTCAACACACAATATTTTGCTGTATGAAATGCTGAAAAAACATGGCATTGCTTACGATGAAGTAGATGTGATCGAATTGCCGCCAGCGGAAATGCCTGCAGCTTTAGCGGAAGGGCGTATTGCTGGTTATGTAGTTGCTGAGCCATTTGGTGCGATATCGGTTGCATTGGAAAACGGGAAAGTGCTTTATCAGTCAGAAGAAATTTGGCAAGATTCGATTGATTGCGGTTTAGTATTGCGCGGTCAGTTTATTAAAGACAATAAAGAATTGGCAGGGAAGTTTGTCGATGACTATGTAGCAGGCGGTGAGCTTGCACAAGGGAAAGACGACCATATGCATGAAGTCGTTGGTCAATATTTAACAGTTGAAAAAAATGTACTGGATATATCATTAGATTGGATTTCCTACGACAATTTAAGTATTGAACAAGACAGCTATGCGATTCTACGTGATGCATTATTGGAAATGGGATTATCCGAAAACCCGCCTTCCTATGAAGATTTTGTTGATGCTAGCTTTGTAAATTAGTAGAGGACGGAGGGATATTATGGCGATAGTGAAGAAATTGTCCCCGATTGCACTTGGCTTTCTATTATTACTTGTCGTTTGGCAAGCTGCAATTATGATAGGTGGGCATCAGTCGGCACTTTTCCCTCCGCCTTTAAAAGTGGGGGAAGCATTACTTGCGATCATTTCCGATGGTTCGCTGTTTGCACATATACAAATTAGTTTATTACGATTTTTTTCAGGTTATCTTATTGCAGTTGTTGCAGCCATTTCGTTAGGGTTGATTTTAGGAAGGTTGCCGGCTGTCTGGAAAGTGCTCGATCCAGTAGTTCAAGTATTGCGACCGGTTTCGCCGATTGCATGGTCACCGTTTATCGTTTTATGGTTCGGCATCGGCAATATGCCGGCGATTGTGATTATTTTTATCGCTGCATTTTTCCCGGTCTTATTGTCAACGGTATCAGCGGTAAAAAAAGTCGACAAAACGTATTTACGCATTGCATCGAATTTTGAAATGAGCCCTTTTGAGACAATGAGAAAAATTATATTGCCGGCTTCATTTCCGATGATCGCCAATGGGCTGCATATGGCGCTAGGTTCTGCATGGATTTTCCTCGTAGCCGGGGAAATGGTCGGTGCGCAATCGGGTTTAGGATTTTTAATTGTCGATGCACGAAATTCTTTGAGTCTGGATTTAGTCATGGCGAGTATTGTTGTAATCGGGGTACTTGGCCTTTTACTGGATAAAGGCATTCATTATTTTGAAAGCTGGGTAAACCGCATCTGGGGAGGCGCGAAATAAAACTGCCTAATGATTTTAGACAGTTTTTAACGGCCGTATATGAATCGTATCGACACGTTCGCCAGTGTCAGTAGAATAATATCCGACTTCTACACGCTGTTCATCAGGACCTACGATTTCTTTATAGCAGGTTTCCAGATGATCAGCACCCCATATAATCATCGAATTGAAAACATGCTCAAGGGCGGTACCTTTTTCCGTTAATGTGTAACGGTAGCGTGGGGGATGGGCGGAATATAGCTCACTTTGAACGATCTGTGCTTCTTCCAATTCTTTTAACCGGTTTGACAGAATATTTGCTGACAAACCTGGAAGCTTCAGCTTAATATCATTGAAGTTCGTTTCACCGATCAGCAGTTCATGAATGATGAGAAGCGTCCAACGATCACCAAGAATATTTAATGTTTGTGCAATGTTACAAGGTAAGTCATAACGTGTTTTCATGTTTTCGCCTCCTTGATACAAGTATAAACATTAATTTTATGCAATGCGAGTTAATTTTTTTAACCTGTAAAAGGCATTTTAAATGGGTATTCATAGTGCGCTCTATCAGAACGCCTATTTGAATATAGAACAATCTAACATTTACTATTAGGAGGATAATACAATGAGTTTATTTTTAGTAGAATCAACAATTAACGAGGTTTCTTCAAAGGAAGCATTTGCGGCATTAGTCGAAAAAGTGCATGCAACAGAAGGTGTTGGGGTTATCGAAGTACAAGTGGCAAAAGATTTTTCCCGTGGCTATTTCATTATTGAAGCATCTGATGAGGAAGCAGCAAAAACAGCATTACAAACACAAGGTGTTGCTATTGATTTAGTAAAGGAAGTACGTTTAATCGGTAAAGAACTTGATGAAGTCAAAGCAGGCGGCGAGCAAGTGAACTACCTAGTGGAATGGGAAATTCCTGCAGAAATCACAATGGAAAAATATTTAGAGCGTAAAAAGAAAAATTCGGTAAAATACGAAGAAGTTCCAGATGTAAAATTCTCTCGTACTTATGTATGTGAAGATATGACAAAATGTTTATGTTTCTATGATGCACCAGATGAAGCAGCTGTAAAACGTGCACGTGAAGCAGTGCAAACACCGATCACATCATTAACGGAATTGGCAGACTAAAAGGAAAGGATGCGGGGACAATGGCATTGAACAAAGAATTGTTAGAACGAATCATCGATGAAAAACTGAAGCCCGTAGTGAAGAAGGTCGATGAACAGGCACATTATGCAGAAGATTATATTTTAGCGCTAAGTGAGGCTGGATTCTTCCATTCGGCAAATAAGGACCAATCGACACTATTACAAGATGAGGCAGCGGTTGTTCGTGAAACAGCAAAGGTTTGTATGACAACAGCGTTTTGTGTTTGGTGCCATTTAGCCGCATTAACTTATTTGCGTAATAGTAATAACTCGTATTTAAAGCAAACAATATTACCTGAGCTGGAAAACGGCGTAAAACTTGGTGCAACAGGTTTATCAAATGCGATGAAGTACTATTCTGGATTAGAAAAACTTCATCTGAAGGCAGAAAAGACAGAAGAAGGCTATGTTATTACTGGAACATTGCCTGCTGTATCAAATTTGGGGAACCGTCATTACTTTGGTGCAGTTGCGACAGTCGATAGTCGTGAAGTTCTGGTGCTTGTCCCAACTGATATCAAAGGTCTTGAAATGAATGAACGACT
This window of the Solibacillus isronensis genome carries:
- a CDS encoding ABC transporter ATP-binding protein produces the protein MSTAKIEINEVSKSYGEKGPTVLKDVSFNIKHGEVIAILGKSGCGKSTLLNCIGGFETTNQGQILLDGTAVTKPSKRCIMLMQNYGLLPWRSVRKNVELGIENSDLSTAEITKRAAHYLQMVGLEDRANALPGELSGGMQQRVAIARALAIQPEVILMDEPFGALDTFTRYYLQDELKQIQQREKMTIVLVTHDIDEAIYLADRILIMKPNPGEIHKEVVLKLPKERNRADTDFQHYREIIFNEFQFTHDKAAIEFNI
- a CDS encoding winged helix-turn-helix transcriptional regulator; translation: MKTRYDLPCNIAQTLNILGDRWTLLIIHELLIGETNFNDIKLKLPGLSANILSNRLKELEEAQIVQSELYSAHPPRYRYTLTEKGTALEHVFNSMIIWGADHLETCYKEIVGPDEQRVEVGYYSTDTGERVDTIHIRPLKTV
- a CDS encoding ABC transporter substrate-binding protein — encoded protein: MKKVVLIMTMLFVAVLSACGTNEGSSAGDGEKPTIKIGYLPITHAVPLYMQNDEKYEDYNLELVKFGSWPELMDALNTGAIDGASVLIQLAMNAKEKGIDLKAVALGHRDGNVLIGGKDINSVEELKGKSFAIPSRFSTHNILLYEMLKKHGIAYDEVDVIELPPAEMPAALAEGRIAGYVVAEPFGAISVALENGKVLYQSEEIWQDSIDCGLVLRGQFIKDNKELAGKFVDDYVAGGELAQGKDDHMHEVVGQYLTVEKNVLDISLDWISYDNLSIEQDSYAILRDALLEMGLSENPPSYEDFVDASFVN
- a CDS encoding DUF4242 domain-containing protein, translating into MSLFLVESTINEVSSKEAFAALVEKVHATEGVGVIEVQVAKDFSRGYFIIEASDEEAAKTALQTQGVAIDLVKEVRLIGKELDEVKAGGEQVNYLVEWEIPAEITMEKYLERKKKNSVKYEEVPDVKFSRTYVCEDMTKCLCFYDAPDEAAVKRAREAVQTPITSLTELAD
- a CDS encoding acyl-CoA dehydrogenase family protein; the protein is MALNKELLERIIDEKLKPVVKKVDEQAHYAEDYILALSEAGFFHSANKDQSTLLQDEAAVVRETAKVCMTTAFCVWCHLAALTYLRNSNNSYLKQTILPELENGVKLGATGLSNAMKYYSGLEKLHLKAEKTEEGYVITGTLPAVSNLGNRHYFGAVATVDSREVLVLVPTDIKGLEMNERLGFLGVNGSATYSCKFNQVVISKDFVISEDAKAFCDIIRPTFIYYQVPLGAGVIAAAVEGIEKVKAKQNGCNEYLKVQATELRDQYDRINSELNNLAGNLSLKEIVNTRLQAVHDTLAAVQANMIHNGAAGYVAGSVPSRKLREAYFFANLTPTVRHLEKIKSSFA
- a CDS encoding ABC transporter permease, which codes for MAIVKKLSPIALGFLLLLVVWQAAIMIGGHQSALFPPPLKVGEALLAIISDGSLFAHIQISLLRFFSGYLIAVVAAISLGLILGRLPAVWKVLDPVVQVLRPVSPIAWSPFIVLWFGIGNMPAIVIIFIAAFFPVLLSTVSAVKKVDKTYLRIASNFEMSPFETMRKIILPASFPMIANGLHMALGSAWIFLVAGEMVGAQSGLGFLIVDARNSLSLDLVMASIVVIGVLGLLLDKGIHYFESWVNRIWGGAK